ATGTAGATCTGGCTCAGATCATCGAGGCATGTGATGTATGCCTCAAGGACGATGATAAAGGTAGGGCGATGATGAAGAACACGGTGCACCTTACCAGTCAGTGAGTTATTTATACATTGGAATATTACTGCCAATAGACCTTTTTTGTAAGTAGATATCTTGGCTTGTGTTGCcaggtgtaattaataacatttattatGGCTCAGTTGTTTTGAATGCAATGCAGTTGTTACAGATGTCATTAATTACACCTGCTGTGCCATGTCAAATGTGCCATGAAGAAAGCCTATTTATGTTGAACTCCACAGACTCTGAAGCTACTCCTGGATGGATAACAATGTCTCATTTCTCAATGCCCTCTCTCTGTATCGCTCTGCAGATGTGGAGAGTGTGATGAACAGCATTGTGTCTCTGCTGTTGATACTGGAGACAGAGAAGCAGGAGGCTCTCATTGAAAGTCTATGTGAGAAACTAGTGAAGTTCCGTGAAGGAGAGAGACCCTCTCTCAGGATGCAGTTGTGAGTCCTTTCGCTTTTTCTCCCCCTTAAATCTATTCACAGCGTTGTCTCTCTCTGATTAAGTATGCATTCCACATGTATGGAAACTAAGTAGGCCATTGTTTTGATAGCCATTTGAGGGCTTAACATCAGGATTCAGGTCGGGCTGGCAGGAAAGCCGTTATGttcctttcaaaacaaacagcCTGTGTCAAGAAAACATggaagtgtgtttttaaaaaaaaaaaataaataaataaataaatcaaatctcTTTTCAAATACTTGACTTGTCTCTTTTATGTTCTGATGTTACAGGCTGAGTAACCTGTTCCATGGCATGGATGAGAACACTCCAGTAAGGTACACTGTCTTCTGCAGCCTCATTAAGGTGGCGGCAACCTGTAATGCCATCGCCTTCATCCCCACTGAACTTGATCAGGTACATGTACACGCTGTGATTACCTGGAATAACACATCGTAAACTCTGCTGGTCAGATTATGTGTATTTCTTTGCCTTTAGCTACAGAGAgagcaaacatttttttccctctgcagTTCATTTATATACTGATAATTTTTGTGCTGCTGATCAGGTTCGCAAGTGGATTATCGACTGGAACCTCACCACAGAGAAGAAGCACACACTCTTGAGGCTGTTGTATGAAGCATTGGTTGACAGCAAAAAAAGGTAACTACTGGTCAGATCGGTATACCTCATGTTTTGGTATTCACAGAAGCTGAAATATGAGTACACAGTATTTAAGATTTATGAACTCCTGCATGGAAAAtgatatatgttgtttttttgtatatacATACCTCTGGGcctaagtgtgtgtatgtgtgtgttattccTCAAGGAATTATCTCAGTACAAGACAGTTTTCAACTGTGTATTTACTCATTTCACAGTGACTCTGCAGCAAAAGTGATGGTTGAGCTGCTGGGAAGTTACACAGAAGACAATGCTTCACAAGCACGTGTAGATGCCCACAGGTAAATTTGGAGACACTGTTTAACATCTTTTATTAAGCCTCAATATAAGGTACATCCCTTTTTACAGACTTCCATACATCTGTGTCTCTTATCTTTAGGTGTATCGTCCGTGCTCTCAAAGACCCCAACACCTTCCTGATTGACCACCTGCTCACCCTTAAACCTGTTCGCTTCTTGGAGGGAGAACTCATCCATGACGTGAGTACTAAAGGATGTCTGGTGCTTTGGGGTGTTGAACATACGGACAGTCGTTGCCTTGTCAGGTTTTGCTAGAAACATCTACCCTAATAACTAGAGTCCCGTCGATTTATTACCCATAATTAGTTCATGAAAAATGTGACTTTCTCAGTGCATTCCAAAGCCCACAAAGTATATCGAAAACcatttttttgaaaacaaaatttcCATTAGCCATTGTGACAACCATGTCAGTCGACACTTTATTATGATGATTAGAATTATTATGCACACTGATGTCAAAGCCTATTGAGCAACTGGAATGTTTGTAATTACCAGCTGAACGAGTTGAcacaatgaaaatatatttttaacagtgtgtgtgcacacccTATTATGTTTGGTAAAGTGGTTTCAGATGTCAACAGACTGGTATTGGAGCCAGTTTTATGTGCTTTCCATGTATCTGTCTTATAACCTTGATCTGGATATTAACATATATATTACACCAACTTTCAGCCTGTATGAATACAAAGATATGATCTGACTGTGTTTCTGGAGTCTTAATTGCATTTCTCCCTCTGTGACTCTCTTTTCAGCTATTAACCATCTTTGTGAGTGCAAAACTAGCAGCATATGTAAAGTTCTACCAGAGTAACAAAGACTTCATTGATTCTCTTGGTAAGTAGCCATAACTTGAAATATTAGTTGCATCAGTTCTACACAAACGCACATAGCGACCATGTTTAAAAGTGCAGTACACAGGTAAATAAATGAGAAACGATGTGCTGCAGTAGTCTCATTGTACATGATGTCACTCAGTGATCAAATTAATTTTTGCTCCCTATCTTGTTTATAAATCAGTACTGATGTATTCTATGTGCTTTATAGCTTAAAATGCTTTATAAGAAACCTGTTTTGTAGCATAATGCTGCCACTTTAAGAGCATACCATCTTTAAGTAGTAAGagtattttctttgtctttaggAACAGTTTCAGATGTTTACTACTGTAAGAACAGCCTCATAATTCATACAGCTCAAACATACTGCTGTTGCTATGATGGTGAGGGGTTCTTGTAAAAATTGCAAAATCTCTAAGAGGGAAAATAAGTTTCATTTGTGCAGTACAAAAGTATCTTTTTCAAAGACCATCTGAACCACGTTTTCCTAAAATAAACAGCATCTTTGTAATTTTCAGTTTCAGCATTTTATAGTGATTTTGTTCAAACTCTTATACATATTAAGCCAATGTACTGTGCTCTGTTGACACAGTACAGGAATGTGTCTGTCAGCactgtgtctctttctcactACTACAGGCTTAGCTGTAATTATAAGCATGTGTAGGATGGACTCTCAAAACACAGAATGTGGAGTGGTGTTTGTGTTAATGAGTAGATTCCCTGACTGCATGCTCCTAAATGTAGAAACAATTATCGGAGGGAAACTCCCAGAGTCGAGGGTAATCGACTGCGACTGTTTTGTGCTTAATGATCCCTGTCTTTTGCTCTCCAGGCCTGTGTCACGAGCAAAACATGGCCAAGATGCGTCTGCTGACATTCATGGGCATGGCGGTGGAATTCAAGGAGATCTCCTTTGAAACCATGCAACAGGAGCTGCAGATCGAAGCTGATGACGTCGAGGCTTTTGTCATTGACGGTACGAGCACTTCACCTCAAAATAATCCTACCTGTCTACCCTTGTTAAGTATGCTGTTTTTCTTAAGTGACTAATGGGGGGAGTCATGATTAAACAGTTGTCATTGACAGACACACATTTCCCTGACTTGCCTTCTTGTCTGTCTAATTCCTTAAAAAAGGAATGCAGTGGTGATCAATGAACATGAGTAGGATTTTACAAAGTACAATGAAAAAATGGCATAGAACCAAGAACGGCACTTCTAGTGTTTTGTGACTGGGAATAGCTTCCTCTCGAATTTCAAGTGCAGGCTCTCTTAAAACATTCTTGTGTCAGTGCAGTTTTTATTGCTTTGTTTCAGagctttttctgtctcttttattCCTGTTCCTGTCTACTTTTTTTCTTCCTAGCTGTTCGCACCAAGATGGTGTACTGCAAAATCGACCAGACACAGCGAAAAGTTGTTGTGAGGTAAGCACTTTCCTCAAACTCTAATACATATCTAAACTGAGGGGCAGTGTTAGCAAAATGTAGGCTTAGTAACTATTCAGACCTGATGTATATATGTGGATCATCAAAAAAAACGTCCTCGGTCCTTAAAACATTCCTAATAATGATGGTGTCACTACCACTGCAGTGTTGGTATGAGTGCACTTATGAACAGTGTTGTTCATTGCAAATGGAGTCTGTACTGAATTAATATCTAATTAATTAGTATGTGTATTAGTTTGTATTCTTGAATCTGGCCAAATCAGTCTAAAATCTCTAGTGAAGGTGAAGGATGCTATTCGGTGATTTGGTTCTGGTTTGCAGAGAATAACGTCATCTGTGTAGAAACTAGGTGAAGCATTCTTGTTTATAATTGTCCTTCAAGGAAATATTTCGAACACACTTCTGAATTTGCATTATTCTTCCTCCACATGGCTATGATTTTGAGGTCATAATACAGAAGAGAGACATGACTTTGGCCtccgtttttgtttttgtcaatttGACATTCTTGCTTTTCTGCTTCCACTCAATCAGCCACAGCACACATCGCACCTTTGGCAAGCAGCAGTGGCAACAGCTGTACGACACCCTCAACTCCTGGAAGGCCAACCTAGCAACTGTCAAGACCAGTCTGCAAGCCCTGTCACCATCCGCTTAATTCCACCTTAACCCGACTGTCTAGACTGCCTGACCCGTGATTCTTTTCTGCTTTCCAAATCCACAGACTGAAATGATCAGTTTTTATATTCCTCCAATAAAAGAACAGTGGAGATATCCTGTGATTGCTTCTTTCTTgttaaataatcaaatattgtTTAGTAGTATTGAAATTAATGTCATATGCACAGCAAGTTTTATTACACACAATGGCAATGAATTTGATAGACAATTTCAGATTTtgggaaaaggccaaaaaacTTTACTGTTCCATTAATGTATAATGCATAAATAATTGGCTTTTTCAGACAATAATAATTTCCTAATCATCTTTTCAGAAAGCCATGCAGCGACTTTAACGGGGGCAGAACCTCTAGCGGCTCTCAACATCTGGCTTTAGTTAAAGGACCGCGTGCCCGTGTTAGACGAGCTGTGTCTCGGGGTGAGAAATAGCCTGCAGTAAGAGGGTAGCTTGTCTGTGAGCACATGAGAGGTGACATTAGTAATGTGAACTTAAGATGACCCTGTCTGCTGAGGTCAGAGCTGTATTACTGTAGCGTCAACACTTACACTTGTGGCGGAGACTGATTTACTGCCGCTACAAATGTGAAACTCCACTGGGTTAATAGATACTGTTCA
This portion of the Micropterus dolomieu isolate WLL.071019.BEF.003 ecotype Adirondacks linkage group LG19, ASM2129224v1, whole genome shotgun sequence genome encodes:
- the eif3m gene encoding eukaryotic translation initiation factor 3 subunit M isoform X1: MSVPAFIDITEEDQASELRAYIKSKGADISEENSEGGLHVDLAQIIEACDVCLKDDDKDVESVMNSIVSLLLILETEKQEALIESLCEKLVKFREGERPSLRMQLLSNLFHGMDENTPVRYTVFCSLIKVAATCNAIAFIPTELDQVRKWIIDWNLTTEKKHTLLRLLYEALVDSKKNSDSAAKVMVELLGSYTEDNASQARVDAHRCIVRALKDPNTFLIDHLLTLKPVRFLEGELIHDLLTIFVSAKLAAYVKFYQSNKDFIDSLGLCHEQNMAKMRLLTFMGMAVEFKEISFETMQQELQIEADDVEAFVIDAVRTKMVYCKIDQTQRKVVVSHSTHRTFGKQQWQQLYDTLNSWKANLATVKTSLQALSPSA
- the eif3m gene encoding eukaryotic translation initiation factor 3 subunit M isoform X2: MSVPAFIDITEEDQASELRAYIKSKGADISEENSEGGLHVDLAQIIEACDVCLKDDDKDVESVMNSIVSLLLILETEKQEALIESLCEKLVKFREGERPSLRMQLLSNLFHGMDENTPVRYTVFCSLIKVAATCNAIAFIPTELDQVRKWIIDWNLTTEKKHTLLRLLYEALVDSKKSDSAAKVMVELLGSYTEDNASQARVDAHRCIVRALKDPNTFLIDHLLTLKPVRFLEGELIHDLLTIFVSAKLAAYVKFYQSNKDFIDSLGLCHEQNMAKMRLLTFMGMAVEFKEISFETMQQELQIEADDVEAFVIDAVRTKMVYCKIDQTQRKVVVSHSTHRTFGKQQWQQLYDTLNSWKANLATVKTSLQALSPSA